One Clostridia bacterium DNA segment encodes these proteins:
- a CDS encoding ATP-binding cassette domain-containing protein, with the protein MLELKNITYEVSENGAVKRILDDVSLTVESRRFVVITGPNGGGKSTLAKIIMGVEKPTSGRIFFDGADITGLDITERAKLGISFAFQQPVRFKGIQVKDLLRMASGRELSISEACEYLSEVGLCARDYVDREINASLSGGELKRIEIATLLARNTRLSVFDEPEAGIDLWSFQNLIRIFEKMRAGIKDSSIVIISHQERILQIADEIIVIADGKLSRRGGTELLTELTGASAPESACEKLQ; encoded by the coding sequence ATGCTCGAACTGAAAAATATAACCTACGAGGTCTCCGAAAACGGAGCCGTGAAAAGGATACTTGACGACGTTTCGCTGACGGTGGAGAGCCGTCGCTTCGTCGTCATCACCGGCCCGAACGGCGGCGGCAAATCCACCCTCGCGAAGATAATCATGGGCGTCGAAAAGCCGACCTCCGGCCGTATCTTCTTCGACGGCGCGGACATTACCGGCCTGGATATCACCGAGCGCGCTAAGCTCGGCATCAGCTTCGCGTTCCAGCAGCCGGTGCGCTTCAAGGGTATACAGGTCAAGGACCTGCTTCGCATGGCGTCCGGCAGGGAGCTGAGCATATCCGAGGCGTGCGAATACCTCTCCGAGGTCGGTCTCTGCGCGCGCGACTACGTCGACAGGGAGATAAACGCCTCCCTCTCCGGCGGCGAGCTGAAGCGCATCGAGATCGCGACTCTGCTCGCGCGCAACACGCGCCTGAGCGTCTTCGACGAGCCGGAGGCGGGCATCGACCTCTGGAGCTTCCAGAACCTCATACGCATCTTCGAGAAGATGCGCGCCGGGATAAAAGACAGCTCCATCGTCATAATCTCGCATCAGGAGCGCATCCTTCAGATCGCGGACGAGATAATCGTCATCGCGGACGGGAAGCTCTCCCGCCGCGGCGGAACGGAGCTTCTGACGGAGCTGACCGGCGCTTCCGCGCCGGAATCCGCCTGCGAGAAGCTGCAGTAG